From a region of the Candidatus Eisenbacteria bacterium genome:
- a CDS encoding YfhO family protein → MKRPAARAGGKGAAGSRARGPSPGDREGKPFSWTWAYAAVALLVLLFLYPIAMGKVFVSPDSVAPAGFSKIATDALVHRHVYPLWNPFHFLGMPTFGSLAFVPYVYPPDALFGFLQEVLRFPKMTWLLAHYILLGLAMLAFLRAAGAAPEGALLGAFTLALTPNLVAVGAFGHGSQIMTAAYLPLLLLLLDRFARRGSWLALAGFAFAAAFQLLRAHVQIVFYSWIALTLYALFLGVTALREGRRAEGVRAFAGLAAGLALGFGMSAFLYLPVHEYAKLSTRGGGEGGGAGLVYATSWSFHPREMLTFVIPSMFGFGGSTYWGSMPFTDYPNYMGIVPLAFAVYGAARTRGVTRTYLVALAAVALLISFGKHLQPLYSLLYYHLPFFNKFRVPVMILVLVQFATAALAALGLTNALQSRSNPAGKGSDSGSAWMRGALLAAVAGFGVLFLINLLGPAVRDYAVRSRQGFDPSHARMALDMASIDAIKSGLFLAAALALVGMARRGRLSRSVAALLIVGVTAADLWTIDRKIIDPQVATPREYDDNFRETPEIAFLKSDSTQFRVFPLRWDDSRLAAFGIASVLGYHPAKPRLYQAFVDTVGIQSFEMLRLLNVKYILADGAFPPGTKDVALRYDGEVKVYEVEGVLPRAFVAHAIRQVRDDGVALAVIRTRGFDPHAEVLWSEPTAASPVSAPGVPDSVRTIRYDFNEAEYLASSSAPGLFVVIDEFDPDWVATVDGAPAAIHRVNYLMRGVALSPGVHRVRFAYAPRALAAGIQISLASVLVGLLLAGWGAWRTVARRAQGGSPAAAAPAVPEARE, encoded by the coding sequence GTGAAGCGACCGGCGGCGCGTGCCGGAGGGAAGGGCGCCGCGGGGTCCCGCGCGCGCGGGCCTTCGCCGGGCGACCGAGAGGGGAAGCCGTTCTCTTGGACCTGGGCGTACGCGGCGGTCGCGCTCCTCGTTCTGCTCTTCTTGTATCCGATCGCCATGGGGAAGGTGTTTGTCTCGCCGGACTCCGTCGCGCCGGCCGGCTTCTCGAAGATCGCGACCGACGCGCTCGTGCACCGGCACGTCTATCCGCTCTGGAATCCGTTTCACTTCCTCGGGATGCCGACCTTCGGAAGCCTCGCCTTCGTGCCCTACGTCTACCCGCCGGACGCCCTCTTCGGTTTCTTACAGGAGGTTCTCCGGTTTCCGAAGATGACCTGGCTTCTGGCCCACTACATTCTGCTCGGCCTCGCGATGCTCGCGTTCCTGCGCGCCGCGGGCGCGGCCCCGGAGGGCGCCCTGCTCGGGGCATTCACGCTCGCCCTCACCCCGAATCTCGTGGCGGTCGGCGCTTTCGGGCACGGAAGCCAGATCATGACCGCGGCCTACCTGCCGCTCCTCCTCCTGCTCTTGGACCGCTTCGCGCGCCGCGGCTCGTGGCTCGCGCTGGCGGGATTCGCCTTCGCGGCGGCGTTCCAGCTGCTTCGCGCGCACGTGCAGATCGTCTTCTACTCCTGGATCGCGCTCACCCTCTACGCGCTGTTCCTCGGCGTCACGGCTCTCCGAGAAGGCCGGCGGGCGGAGGGAGTGCGCGCGTTCGCCGGGCTCGCGGCCGGCCTCGCCCTCGGATTCGGGATGAGCGCGTTCCTCTACCTGCCCGTTCATGAGTACGCGAAGCTCTCGACGCGCGGCGGCGGAGAGGGTGGGGGCGCGGGGCTCGTCTACGCGACCTCGTGGTCGTTCCATCCGCGCGAGATGCTGACCTTCGTGATCCCCAGCATGTTCGGCTTCGGGGGGAGCACGTACTGGGGCAGCATGCCGTTCACCGACTATCCGAACTACATGGGGATCGTCCCGCTGGCGTTCGCGGTCTATGGGGCCGCGCGCACGAGAGGGGTCACCCGGACGTATCTGGTCGCGCTCGCCGCGGTCGCGCTCCTGATCTCCTTCGGGAAGCACCTCCAGCCCCTCTACTCGCTCCTCTACTACCATCTGCCGTTCTTCAACAAGTTCCGCGTCCCGGTCATGATCCTGGTCCTGGTGCAGTTCGCCACCGCGGCGCTCGCCGCGCTCGGGCTCACGAACGCGCTCCAGTCCCGTTCGAATCCCGCGGGCAAGGGGAGCGATTCCGGTTCGGCGTGGATGCGCGGCGCGCTCCTCGCCGCCGTCGCGGGGTTCGGGGTGCTCTTCCTGATCAACCTCCTCGGCCCGGCCGTTCGAGACTACGCGGTTCGCTCCCGGCAGGGTTTCGACCCGAGCCACGCGCGCATGGCGCTCGACATGGCCTCCATCGACGCGATCAAGTCGGGGCTCTTCCTCGCGGCGGCGCTCGCCCTCGTGGGGATGGCGCGGAGGGGACGCCTCTCGCGGTCCGTCGCGGCGCTCCTGATCGTGGGCGTCACCGCGGCCGATCTCTGGACCATCGACCGGAAGATCATCGATCCCCAGGTCGCGACGCCGCGCGAGTACGACGACAACTTCCGCGAGACGCCGGAGATCGCGTTCCTCAAATCCGATTCGACCCAGTTCCGGGTGTTCCCGCTCCGCTGGGACGACAGCCGGCTGGCCGCGTTCGGCATCGCGTCGGTTCTCGGCTATCACCCGGCGAAGCCGCGACTCTACCAGGCGTTCGTGGACACGGTCGGCATCCAGTCGTTCGAGATGCTCCGGCTCCTGAACGTGAAGTACATCCTCGCCGACGGCGCGTTTCCGCCCGGGACCAAGGACGTCGCGCTGAGGTACGACGGGGAAGTGAAGGTGTACGAGGTCGAGGGGGTCCTCCCGCGGGCGTTCGTGGCCCACGCGATCCGCCAGGTCCGGGACGACGGGGTCGCCCTCGCGGTGATCCGGACCCGCGGGTTCGATCCGCACGCGGAGGTCCTCTGGAGCGAGCCGACCGCCGCTTCGCCGGTCTCCGCTCCCGGCGTCCCCGACTCGGTCCGGACGATTCGCTACGACTTCAACGAGGCCGAGTACCTGGCCTCCTCCTCCGCGCCTGGGCTCTTCGTCGTGATCGACGAGTTCGATCCCGACTGGGTCGCGACCGTGGACGGAGCGCCGGCCGCGATCCATCGCGTGAACTACCTGATGCGTGGGGTGGCCCTCTCCCCGGGGGTCCACCGCGTCCGCTTCGCGTACGCGCCGCGAGCGCTTGCAGCGGGAATCCAGATTTCGCTCGCGTCGGTGCTCGTGGGCCTGCTCCTGGCGGGATGGGGGGCGTGGCGTACGGTGGCGCGACGGGCCCAGGGCGGATCGCCCGCCGCGGCGGCTCCGGCGGTTCCAGAGGCCAGGGAGTGA
- a CDS encoding polyprenol monophosphomannose synthase, translating to MGGVAYGGATGPGRIARRGGSGGSRGQGVKALVIIPTYDERENLVELLGRVFAQNLPTDVLIVDDNSPDGTGELADELAAANPRVHVMHRAGKLGLGSAYVAGFRWALERDYEAVFEMDADFSHNPDSLGEFLRELENADLVLGSRYLHGVTVVNWPLSRLILSYSANVYSRVITGMRVKDLTGGFKCFRRSVLEAIDWSRVGSDGYAFQIEISFKAWRKGFRIKEIPIMFVDRRAGSSKMSRKIVREAVWMVWRLRLLDLLGAL from the coding sequence ATGGGGGGCGTGGCGTACGGTGGCGCGACGGGCCCAGGGCGGATCGCCCGCCGCGGCGGCTCCGGCGGTTCCAGAGGCCAGGGAGTGAAAGCGCTCGTCATCATTCCGACCTACGACGAGAGGGAGAACCTGGTCGAGCTCTTGGGCCGGGTCTTCGCCCAGAATCTTCCGACTGACGTTCTGATCGTGGACGATAACTCCCCGGACGGAACCGGCGAACTCGCCGACGAGCTGGCCGCGGCCAACCCGCGGGTGCACGTGATGCACCGCGCGGGAAAACTGGGGCTCGGATCCGCGTACGTGGCGGGCTTTCGGTGGGCGCTCGAGCGCGACTACGAGGCCGTGTTCGAGATGGACGCCGATTTCTCCCACAACCCCGACAGCTTGGGAGAATTTCTCCGCGAGCTGGAGAACGCCGATCTCGTCCTGGGCTCGCGCTACCTGCACGGCGTCACGGTGGTCAACTGGCCGCTCTCGCGGCTGATCCTCTCATACAGCGCCAACGTCTACAGCCGGGTCATCACCGGCATGCGGGTCAAGGACCTCACCGGCGGGTTCAAGTGTTTCCGCCGCAGCGTTCTCGAGGCGATCGACTGGAGCCGAGTCGGATCGGACGGCTACGCCTTCCAGATCGAGATCAGCTTCAAGGCATGGAGAAAGGGCTTCCGGATCAAGGAGATCCCGATCATGTTCGTCGATCGTCGCGCGGGCAGCTCGAAGATGTCTCGCAAGATCGTCCGCGAGGCGGTCTGGATGGTCTGGCGCCTGCGCCTCCTCGATCTCCTCGGCGCGCTCTAG
- a CDS encoding glycosyltransferase: MGISLVVVHYKTREALARLLDSLRAAKPSSLREILIVNNSGEPLDDLARGAGWPARVLTPGKNLGYARGVNEGIRAASEEDVLILNPDVQVPPGSIEALERAAESHPRAGILAPRLLNPDGSLQLSSRRFYNWRTLLLRRVPLGALVERSRAVRAHLMAEWDHEETRAVDWVLGAAMYVRRRAMRDVGLMDERYFLYFEDVDWCQRMWRHGFEVVYCAESRMVHDHARASAQGRPRSVRAHAAGLLRFTEKWSAIVYAMSQHRRRVVQLLTLVSDIVAAAAACFAAYEIRAALNAYFERPVYPMQSYSGLLFFTIAVTVAALAMNGLYRRTIFSEAIERGFLIGQAVIQAGLLLMAATFLFQMPRYSRVLVLLVGPILFLFLLLSRGLLSRLGAGARAQGFAFRRVLLLGSGSEAEHARAALEAARRDGYEPLHAEAPSGEEETPEAAAARIRALVDSERIQIVCVVPESDEIPYLLALAASLRDSGAAVYWAGSVAHLASAAGESRKLGPLRAALLYAPSRGLSLRARKRVSDLALSFLVAPWRWGRLREYLAAQGEAIGPGEAWRQVLSGERSWVGRSAYETDRWTDVPAWARLALESLRPGVVSPSSDAASDRRARLESELAYLARFSLAEDLRIFLRATAGGAG, translated from the coding sequence GTGGGCATCTCGCTGGTCGTGGTCCACTACAAGACCCGGGAGGCGCTCGCGCGGCTCCTCGATTCGCTGCGGGCCGCGAAGCCGTCCTCGCTCCGCGAGATCCTGATCGTGAACAACTCGGGCGAACCCTTGGACGATCTCGCGCGCGGGGCGGGTTGGCCGGCGCGCGTCCTCACGCCCGGGAAGAACCTCGGGTACGCACGCGGCGTGAACGAGGGCATCCGGGCCGCGTCCGAGGAGGACGTGCTGATCCTGAATCCCGACGTCCAGGTCCCTCCCGGCTCGATCGAGGCCCTCGAGCGGGCGGCGGAGAGCCATCCGCGCGCGGGAATCCTTGCTCCCAGGCTTCTGAATCCCGACGGGAGCCTTCAGCTTTCCTCTCGCCGATTCTACAATTGGAGGACGCTGCTCCTTCGCCGTGTGCCCTTGGGAGCGCTCGTGGAGCGGAGCCGCGCGGTGCGCGCGCACCTGATGGCGGAATGGGACCACGAGGAGACCCGTGCCGTCGATTGGGTCTTGGGCGCCGCGATGTACGTCCGCCGCCGGGCGATGCGGGACGTGGGGCTGATGGATGAGCGGTACTTTCTCTACTTTGAAGACGTCGATTGGTGCCAGCGCATGTGGCGCCACGGCTTCGAGGTCGTCTACTGCGCCGAGTCGCGGATGGTCCACGACCACGCGCGGGCGAGCGCGCAGGGGCGGCCGCGTTCGGTCCGGGCGCACGCCGCCGGGCTCCTTCGCTTCACCGAGAAATGGAGCGCGATCGTGTACGCCATGAGCCAGCATCGCCGCCGCGTGGTACAGCTCCTGACCCTCGTCTCGGACATCGTCGCCGCCGCGGCGGCCTGCTTCGCCGCGTACGAGATCCGCGCCGCGCTCAATGCGTACTTCGAGCGGCCGGTCTACCCCATGCAGAGTTACAGCGGCCTCCTGTTCTTCACGATCGCGGTGACCGTGGCGGCCCTGGCGATGAACGGGCTCTACCGCCGCACGATCTTCAGCGAGGCGATCGAGCGCGGCTTCCTCATCGGGCAGGCGGTGATCCAAGCCGGCCTTCTCCTCATGGCGGCCACGTTCCTGTTCCAGATGCCACGGTACTCGCGCGTGCTGGTCCTGCTCGTCGGGCCAATCTTGTTCCTTTTTCTTCTCCTCTCGCGCGGGCTCCTGTCCCGCCTCGGCGCGGGCGCCCGGGCGCAAGGGTTCGCCTTCCGGCGGGTTCTTCTCCTCGGCTCCGGCTCGGAGGCCGAGCACGCGCGCGCGGCGCTCGAGGCCGCGCGCCGGGACGGATACGAGCCCCTTCACGCGGAGGCTCCGTCGGGCGAGGAGGAGACGCCGGAGGCGGCTGCGGCGCGCATCCGCGCGCTCGTCGACAGCGAGCGGATCCAGATCGTATGCGTCGTGCCGGAGTCCGACGAGATTCCCTACCTGCTCGCGCTGGCCGCGTCCCTTCGCGATTCGGGAGCGGCGGTCTACTGGGCGGGATCGGTCGCGCACCTGGCGTCGGCCGCCGGGGAATCGCGGAAGCTCGGCCCCCTCCGCGCGGCCCTTCTCTACGCCCCGAGCCGCGGGCTCTCGCTCCGCGCCCGGAAGCGGGTGAGCGACCTCGCCCTGTCGTTTCTGGTCGCGCCATGGCGTTGGGGCCGTCTCAGGGAATACCTCGCCGCGCAAGGCGAGGCGATCGGGCCCGGCGAAGCCTGGCGGCAAGTTCTGTCCGGGGAGCGGAGCTGGGTCGGGCGGAGCGCGTACGAGACCGACCGCTGGACCGACGTCCCCGCCTGGGCGCGCCTCGCCCTCGAATCGCTTCGCCCGGGCGTGGTCTCTCCCTCGAGCGACGCCGCCTCGGACCGCAGGGCCCGTCTCGAATCGGAGCTTGCGTACCTCGCGAGATTCTCGCTCGCCGAGGATCTGCGCATCTTCCTGAGGGCGACGGCGGGAGGCGCGGGCTGA